A window of the Henckelia pumila isolate YLH828 chromosome 3, ASM3356847v2, whole genome shotgun sequence genome harbors these coding sequences:
- the LOC140889103 gene encoding uncharacterized protein, which translates to MVGEGLWVYLSSSEGAVSSVLVKKKGSTQKPVYYVSHVLKGAKLRYSGLEKLVLALVMTARCLRPYFPSHPIVVLTNSPLGRILTHPDMSGRLVKWVTELGEYDIQYEPRTAIKAQSLADFLTETIHLESEDMWKVFFDGSSSMEGSGVRVVLISPTGEEVKLAVKLDFKASNNEAEYKPVLVVLQAARNMGAIRIHVFSDSQFVAQKIKGAYDVKNEKLIEYAREVDRAKEQFAEVVFEQIPRRVNERADALAKMGGSMGSWKTRDVVFQVELKPHISPVIPELAEEDWRVVIINYLKWGKMPEDPREARRLKLKSSRYVLIEEVLYRRSFAGPLLRCLSYQEADYVLREVHEGCCGNHFGAHALERKVLLGGYCWPNVLGSAQ; encoded by the coding sequence ATGGTTGGAGAAGGATTGTGGGTGTATCTATCATCTTCAGAGGGAGCCGTGAGTTCAGTTCTTGTTAAAAAAAAAGGTTCAACACAAAAGCCTGTTTATTATGTGTCTCATGTCCTTAAAGGGGCTAAGTTGAGGTATTCGGGGTTGGAGAAGTTGGTTTTGGCATTGGTGATGACGGCAAGATGTTTGAGGCCATATTTCCCATCTCATCCTATTGTGGTGCTTACAAACAGCCCTCTAGGAAGGATTTTAACTCACCCAGACATGTCAGGACGGTTGGTGAAATGGGTTACTGAGTTAGGAGAGTATGATATACAATATGAGCCAAGAACTGCTATTAAAGCGCAGTCTTTGGCTGACTTCTTAACCGAAACAATTCATTTGGAAAGTGAGGATATGTGGAAGGTATTTTTTGATGGTTCTTCATCTATGGAAGGAAGTGGAGTAAGGGTGGTGTTGATCTCTCCTACAGGTGAGGAGGTGAAATTGGCAGTGAAATTAGATTTCAAGGCATCTAACAATGAAGCTGAATACAAACCCGTCTTAGTTGTACTTCAAGCGGCTAGAAATATGGGAGCTATACGGATACATGTCTTTTCCGATTCACAATTTGTGGCACAAAAAATTAAAGGGGCATATGATGTGAAGAATGAAAAGCTTATTGAGTATGCTCGAGAAGTGGATAGGGCAAAAGAACAATTTGCGGAGGTGGTCTTCGAACAGATACCTAGAAGGGTAAATGAGAGAGCAGATGCTTTGGCGAAGATGGGTGGTTCTATGGGGAGTTGGAAAACTAGAGATGTGGTATTTCAAGTGGAGCTCAAACCTCATATAAGTCCGGTTATACCTGAACTCGCGGAGGAGGATTGGAGGGtcgttataattaattatttgaagtGGGGAAAGATGCCCGAGGACCCTAGGGAAGCTCGAAGGTTGAAGTTAAAGAGTTCAAGATATGTATTGATTGAGGAAGTGCTATATAGGAGGTCATTCGCGGGACCTCTCCTTCGGTGCTTAAGTTATCAAGAGGCTGATTATGTACTTAGAGAAGTACATGAAGGGTGTTGTGGGAATCACTTTGGAGCTCATGCTTTGGAAAGAAAGGTCTTGTTGGGGGGATATTGTTGGCCTAACGTCTTGGGAAGTGCTCAATAG